From Venturia canescens isolate UGA chromosome 3, ASM1945775v1, whole genome shotgun sequence:
TTTACAAGAAGAACAACGATGTATCACTCGGTAGGACGACGAGGTTTAACACGGTTCGATCCAGAAGGATTCGTCATCCGCCCATTACACCgaattccttcaatttttctactcAATCTGAATCAAACGTTCACTAATGTcatgtatgtatatacacaGTGTGGTGGCGCTCGCGTCACACGTcacacgaaacaaaaaaaaactgcgcAGTCTCTGAAGATGTGTAATAAATTCAGGTTTGTTCAAAGTCGATTTTTAACTTTGATATCACTTATTCGTTTTATgttcgtttgaaaaaagttcgaaTGTTTTTGAGAACTTGTTCTCATGAtgtcaaaaacattttttttattgttcactGTATTACAAATTTACCTCATCTGTtaatcgtttgttttttaacCAGCATTtacatatttatttttgttttagtaaaataaaaaaacgttaaaccGACGAATCTGATTTTATGTAGACGATAAAAGTTTGTTACGAATTATGGACTTTCGATAAAGTAGAAAATAATTCCCTTAGgcagaaaataacaaatttgatggtatttttttttcatagtaaatGTTCGATATGTTAAAAGCGATCTATTTGACATAGAATATCCCATATCTATTAATTGGCATTCGACatatcttttttcaaaacgaaatgCGTCGCATTAAGCAggctatgaaaaaaatttgaaaactttgaaCAACTGTTTAGGTCAGATAATGCACTTTTTCGCGTTTGTTATCAATTCGGAAAAGATTCtgtaaatttcgttttttttcatcataataGGCATCCTACAAATGTTTTACCTAATCTCACAATACTGTACAATGCTCTAAAACAACACACAAATGAAtagaattagaaaaaattagaaaagtgGTGTCGTTGGGCCAAGTTGTTCACATTCACATATACTGTGGTCGTCGGTTTCTGTTTACCATCCGAGAATTGGTCTGACGGTGTATCACGTGACCCCGTCGAGATTTATTCATTCCTCGCAAGAATGGCGAGCAGAAAGGTTTGTTGTTTGCTCGGTAATTCGAGCAAGTTGTGTCCAAAACCTTTAACGACATTGTCTACAACCGTACGAGGTAAAACTTTTTGGGAAACAGGGCAAAAAGTCACTCACACTGGCCAGGTAAATAAATCTTGAGCTTTAGGCTCAagattttatttctattttattattaatatgaTCACCAGGTGAAATTTTCGACTCTATAGTTACGTCAGTTCTATCTGCAAAGTTACATTTCTTCTAAATCATGCTATTACtgctcatgttttttttttttttcatatacagACATATGATCCAAATGACAGACGTCTTGCAAGATTTACCGATCGACAAAAAGAGGTTAATCCCAATTGGGCGATCAACTTGATTGCCCAAGTTCCACCAAAGCCGACTAAAGATCGAATTGTTGCTTGCGATGGTGGTGGCGGACCTCTCGGACATCCCAAAGTTTATATTAATCTGGTAAGCAACTAGTCTTTTATTTTGCCATTTCTTTCTTGGTTTACATAGTCTTTATTTGTTCCTTAATAACCTATTTATATGAAGGTTGTGCaaccatatttttcattttcattaaatttaattttcatgaatccATTGGTGTATCAAAAATATTCAGAATCTatttgtatcatgatattcaAGTTTGCAAAGTATTCCAAcatatggattaaaaaaattgaatgatttcgaaattcagaaattGACAAGATTTTGTTATATATTAAATGATAATATATAGATCTGTCATGCAATAAAAAGGTTCTAATTCAGCATGatacacaatttttttagaaaaatctatttgcttttaaaacaattttcatAAAGAGGTTAATTCACTATCAAATCCAAAGAAGGGCATGAATAAATTCTGTATAAATtctaaatattaaaaaatatgtaaaaataatgtattCACGCTTACAATCCTTACCACAGAAGAattgaaatacatttttctatatttccAGGATAAACCAGGCAACCATAGCTGCGGTTATTGTGGCTTGCGTTTCCACAAAGAGGATCACCACCATTGACTCCTGGGATGTATATTTGCCAGCAGTTCAATTGAAACATTAGTCCAAGAGTGTTGAAATGTAATATAAGAAAAAGTTATACAAtctgtggtaacatgattcacgGTTACCTGGGAATAAGGGTCtcagaaaaaatcgaaatcacCGGCTTGTGCTTAGCTAAGAAAAGTATATTCTGATGACGTCTCAGTTCTTAATAAATTAATCGATTATCCACTGGATCATATTAGAGTGATGGTATTGAAGTTTGCACGATTCAAATGCaacagaaaatgatttttcatttgtcgTTTTCATCATTTAATAACTCATTTTAATTTCTTATGTAAGATCTTTTGGAgcactttaaacaaaatcgtTGAATTATCATAACATTGTTGATGAACTCTGGACTTCATTGCATATCTATTagtgcaaacttcaacattgGCAAGTTCTAATCTGTGGATCTCTATTCAAAACCTCAAGAAATTgtaatacgatttttttcagctcGTTTCAACAAAATGAGAACTCATTAGAATCCATTAACACATAATTTATATCAATATTATACACTTcagtttgttttctttttttaaattattattcattacaAGGCTGTTTTCTGGCTGTTAATCCCCAAGGGAATTGCCTTGAGCTCCGTCCTCATACACAGAAATTCTCCACAAACACACATTATACTCAACGAAACAATGTTCAAACACCACCAGCTGAAGGTCGTGGGAAAACTGGAATTATAAGACCAACAGCAAAATAAATGTATGAGATGAGCTGTGCACGCAAAGTCCATACATTGTTTGGTTCTCTGTACAAGCCACCATAGAGCGAGTGAACCAATTAGGGAATTTATTACAAATATTGCTATAACAAGACGTCCCCCGAAATCTCGAACATGAATTTCTTTGTACTGAAATGCATAATCCAGAGATTTTGTGTGGCCAAGCATTGATGCAACGATCCAAATCCACAGTCCAAGACAGAAATACATGACCGTCTGAACAGCAATTATTTGAGATATTATAAGGAATGGATCCCACGTTGTTTTACGAAATTGTCCTGATatgttattcatttttttcaatttgtttagttctattttgaaatttaattattccaaattCTAATCCTGGAAGACGTGTCGAGAACGATGAACGTAATTTCACGTTTCATTGTCTTGATTTTCAAGACTTTGTACTCAATTCACTTGCCGCTGTGCAAATAATCATTTcttgtttttcgtttattcggAATTGTAATTCTCGTTAACCCTTTATGAAGATCATCGTTGTTTCGATAAATTTGTTTTGCATTTAGTACGGCGATGATCCATTGATATTAATCTTTATTTTAATGTGTTTAGTcaactgaaaaatgaaaattgcatCAGTATTTCGAACGGTCACAAATCTATCTATTAAAGATTGAACTTCGTACCTCTGTTGTGGGCTGATCAACGAGAATGTTTGGTGAAacgtattttatttatcctcgTTTCCGTTATTTCACCTATTACTTATTTTCGCGTGTTAATAGAAGATCGCCTACGTTTAACTGTCACAAAAACGCATCTTGGAGGTTAAACGTTCAGGGATCACGACACAATACTGACAATATACAGCTGTAATTTCGTGAATTAGAATATACTTTTTACTTTCGCAGGAAACATCGATACAGTAGAAGTTATTTGCACCGACGTCGTTCCTGCAGTTTctacattcaaaaaaatagtacTCTTCAAATTTATtggtcaaaaaaaataaatgaaggtTTACTCTTGAATCCTGAGATTCAAAGAATAAAAGGGATCTCAATCTTTCTTCAACTGCTTTCGGTATaatttgttaatttatttcaaaatgtgTACCCTTTAGAAACATATTCTAATATAATTTAATCAGTGTGTGTCAACATGCTACATGTATAATAAATAGAAAGAAACAAGAAACAAGAGTCTCGCGAATAATGTACATGtacaataatgaaataaaaataaatgaatgttTGTGAAACAtaagatattgttattgaAGTGTAAGGCACAGCAGATTAAGATGAATATTACGGTATGATtcttttgtacatatatataccgagtctcttgatacgtgtgtatatatacgcATGCACATCCCATCAGCCGCAGTAATGTCAAACTCGATGATATAAAAATGGCGGACGTTTCAGACGTTTGATCGAGGTCTTGCGATGTTCGACGATTGAAGTTGCGGGATTTTCTAGGATCACGCGACGTTATTTTGTGAGGATCGATAAAAACATCGTGGAAAGATTAAAAATTGACCGCGATAATCGAGAACGATTAGAAACGCAAAGGATTGTTGCaggacataaaaaaaaaaaataatgaggcCAAATTGATAAAGCCTCGGTGAGAAACAGAGCGCATCCGTTTGTTCGTGCAGATTTTTCAACCTACGTTATATTCGTTCCGGTTGACAACATTTTGTaacaataaggaaaaaaaattgattaacgACGACATCGACAAGGTCTTTCCACGGAACGGGCTAAGATCGTTCGAACTCGTATCCGTTGGAAAATGAATTGGGAGTTCATCTCCGAAGCTAATTTACAGCTGACCGAAACCGAACATCAATATTACAGTAATATATTTCTGTATTGCTGTGAACCATCCGATGAAGACAGTGTCCCGGTTGTTAAGGCCGCTGAGTTGTTACGTTCGGCCAATTTACCCCGCGATGTCACTGTAAAAGTAAGCACCAATTACtaatcataattttttctaatctTTTTTCCAACAATCGTTAAGTAAGGTTAGGTTTGCCTCAAGAAAATTTAACGATTCATtgagttattatattttttcactcgttatCCTCTCTGAAAAATCAATACTCGATAttaatgtaaaaataaaattcttttttacattttattatGACTGTCAAGATAAggataataatgaaatatgaGTTATTTTAGTCACTTGTCACTTGTGCAGAAATAAAATCGTATTCAATTGTTTTCCTAAGTTCTCTTCTCAGTAACTCTGTTACATTATTACATGTTATCTTCAATTATGAAACATTCTCCCTATTCCATAACgattttatacaatatattttttatgattttctggAAGCCTCACTTTTTCACATTGAGtaaaaaatgtggaattaaataatattaaattcCTTTCAAAACTCCTTCAAAATCAACTGTAATGGCTGATTTTTATGTAGATACACAGGAAAAGAAACATTGATTTTTGACATCAGATCTTAATGTACGATATGCACAACAATGATAAAAGTGAAATTTGTGAATTAATACTGTCTATCCCTCTATCATTTACCAAGTGGTTGCTTAATTGGTATGTaatttgtaataaaataaaatttcaattgttctGTTGTGATAACAATGCATGATTGTATTAttgggaaacaaaaaaaatttttgtctaTCTTGTGAACGAAAGGTTTTGAATTTTACTTTCAGTTATAAATTAGTTTGTATAATTCGGTACATCCCATTAGAAAATATTAATTACAAGcttatgcatatatatatcaCAAGATCaaaggaatgagaaaaagatgAGGAGTAACAGAGGTAAAATATTTTGCAGATTCTGGAAATTTGTACAAGTCCTAAAGGCACAACACACTTGAAAAGAAAACAGTTTTACATCATATTGAAATTAGTTGCCGCGCATCAAGCAGGAGTTGACATACAGAGAGAGACATCGACGCCATTGGAGGTAATAACAGCGTTGCCCAGATTTACATGGTCTTTGCTAGAGGAGGACGACGGAAGACACAGTTTggaatcaacaaaaataatgaaggggAGATCAAACTC
This genomic window contains:
- the ND-13A gene encoding NADH dehydrogenase [ubiquinone] iron-sulfur protein 6, mitochondrial, which produces MASRKVCCLLGNSSKLCPKPLTTLSTTVRGKTFWETGQKVTHTGQTYDPNDRRLARFTDRQKEVNPNWAINLIAQVPPKPTKDRIVACDGGGGPLGHPKVYINLDKPGNHSCGYCGLRFHKEDHHH
- the Sys1 gene encoding protein SYS1 homolog; this encodes MNNISGQFRKTTWDPFLIISQIIAVQTVMYFCLGLWIWIVASMLGHTKSLDYAFQYKEIHVRDFGGRLVIAIFVINSLIGSLALWWLVQRTKQCMDFACTAHLIHLFCCWSYNSSFPTTFSWWCLNIVSLSIMCVCGEFLCMRTELKAIPLGINSQKTAL